The Athene noctua chromosome 3, bAthNoc1.hap1.1, whole genome shotgun sequence genome includes a region encoding these proteins:
- the LOC141958445 gene encoding uncharacterized protein LOC141958445, with protein sequence MSENLIYADLNLTESTSPRLQKVTDAQGSVYAEVKVQSLDTNAASSYTSCGKSCCSRTRVAVLVAVTILLLVSAVCLIVMYYPTASNPSGSETFSTNYEEALGTPGVAETGRDPQWSGENHNQDHTGCPQDWKKYGEKCYFFSQTQGGKPWNASRQECIDMKSDLVIIDNNKTLQYLISQSGGHYYLLGLTYSETEHKWKWINNVEHSTDIFPIEEFPNYSCAVIRDKIESASCEGSSTTRNMCEKASSTSERQKES encoded by the exons ATGTCAGAAAATCTCATCTATGCTGATTTGAACTTGACTGAATCAACCAGTCCCAGACTACAGAAAGTCACTGATGCCCAAG GTTCTGTATATGCAGAAGTGAAAGTGCAGTCCCTAGACACAAATGCTGCATCTAGCTACACATCATGCG GTAAAAGCTGCTGCTCCCGAACACGTGTCGCTGTATTAGTTGCTGTGACAATCCTCCTACTGGTCTCAGCGGTGTGTCTGATAGTTATGT ACTATCCAACTGCAAGCAACCCATCTGGCTCAGAAACATTCTCCACCAACTATGAAGAGGCACTAG GGACTCCTGGGGTGGCAGAGACTGGCAGGGATCCACAGTGGTCTGGTGAAAATCATAATCAGGATCACACAG GCTGCCCCCAAGACTGGAAAAAATATGGGGAAAAATGCTACTTCTTTTCTCAAACACAGGGAGGAAAACCCTGGAACGCCTCCCGTCAAGAATGTATTGACATGAAGTCAGACCTGGTGATCATTGACAACAACAAAACACTG caATATCTTATTTCACAATCAGGAGGTCATTACTACTTACTTGGTCTCACCTACTCTGAGACCGAGCATAAGTGGAAGTGGATTAACAACGTGGAACATAGCACAGACAT ATTTCCTATAGAAGAATTTCCTAACTATTCCTGTGCTGTCATAAGGGATAAAATAGAAAGTGCATCTTGTGAAGGATCCTCAACAACACGAAATATGTGTGAAAAAGCTTCAAGTACttcagaaaggcagaaggagagctaa